Within Zootoca vivipara chromosome 10, rZooViv1.1, whole genome shotgun sequence, the genomic segment CATCGGACAACAAACCAATatggtagagcaggggtcagcaaactttttcagtagggggccggtccactgtccctcaaaccttgtggggggccagactatattttggggggggaaagtgaacgaattcctatgccccacaatgcattttaaataaaaggacacattctgctcatgtaaaaacatgctgattcccggaccatctgcgggccagatttagaaggtgattgggccgcatctggcccccgggccttagtttggggacccctgtggtaGAGGATACAATGTTGGGCTTGAATTCACTGGTAGTTTTTAAGTGGCTAAATCAATTTCAGATTTACACAACTCCCTTTGCCTCGGACAATTCTTCCGTTTGTTGTATTTATCTGGCTCCTTGATGTTTCTGATTTGGGCTCATTGGATGAACTATTCGAAAGAAATGTGTAAAACCAGGAGGCACTTCTAATTCCATTAAGCgcattctctgtggcaggctTAATCCATATCCTAGGCAAATCATTACTTATGCAGGGAAGAAAGACTGTACACATTCTTGGATACAAAGGTATAAAACCCTCATATGAGAGTgcatatgaaataaaaaatatttgttgtttgACTAACAAATGCAAAATTATAAACACCTCTTAAGGTTTGTCAGGTTTGTCCTCAACTCCTCTGAAACCTCACTCACATATATGTTATCCTTTTGAAAGGAAGTAAGTTTAGGGAAAGATGCATAATGAGTTGTGGCAGAGCAAAGGCCTATATTAAGCTCCCATTGTtgtcttagaacaggcatccccaacctgcggccctccaggtttttggcctacaactcccatgatccctagctaacaggaccagtggtcagggatgatgggaattgtagtccaaaacatctggagggccaaaggttcgggatgcctgtcctagaaggaaaactaacagtgcaatcctccacatgtctactcagaagccagTCCTAGTAAGGCCAATAGGACTTATTCTGAAGTATactgtaaggtaaggtaaaggtaaaggacccctggacggttaagtccagtcaaaggcaactatggggtgcggcgctcatcttgctttaggccgagggagcatatgtttgtccacagacagctttccaggtcatgtggccagcatgactaaactgcttttggcacaacagaacaccgagacggaaaccagagtgcacagaaatgctgtttaccttcccgtcacagtggtaactatttatctactcatactggcatgcttttgaactgctaggttggcagaagctgggatagagtaacaggagctcaccccgtcacgcagatttgaaccaccaaccttctgattggcaagcccaagaggctcagtgttttagatcacagtgccagcCGTGTCCCCTCTGAAGtatgtgtgcataggactgcTGCCTAAGAGGTCAACGCAATACTAAGAGGGGAGatgttattgtttcatttttgttctaTTTatctgtgcttttatcttgtatttttatcttatgaagagcagtatataaattcaatcaatcaatcccaaCTGCATGAAGAATTATGATGCTTTCTAGGATACTACAAAGCACATACCTTAGCATACAGAAATGCTTCATCCACTGGAGCTTTGCTTGCAAACATTGTCTCCACAAACGCCTGTCAAAAcatcaaatatagaataaacatAACTTAGGACCCAAAACCAATCTATGGCCTGTGATGACAAAAGAAGGCTTTTACTGCTGGGCAGGTTCGCCAGAGGTGccaataactgcctctttcacaGCATTCCCCATGCTGGCTTTTGCACCACAAAAGAGGGAAATATTTGTGTTAGGATTGTATAAATTTTCAAAACCATACCCCTGTTTCTGTCATTACCCTCAAAAGCTGACAGAGGTTTGTTCATGGAAGTCTGAAACAAAGCGGAGTCAATTATGTACAGCATCTTTCAGTTTCTCAAACAGTTGTTAGTTTGTGTCTGTGATATAAAACCCACCTGGGTCTGGATGTAGATCTGCCTGGACTGCTGTAAATACATTCTAATCCTGGTTGAGGAGGGAAATATGGTGGCAAGATTCCAAATGCTTGAGATCTCTTCTTGGCTTTGGGAAAACCACCATTAGTCAGCCAGGTCCCCAACATCTAACACCCAGTTAAACAAGGTAGCCAGACATGGGAGAAAAACACATTGCATGCTCCCATACAGATCTCAAGGCAATCTGTCCAGACCAGTCACTTCTGGCTTTATGGTACAGCAGCCTCCGGAAGCAGAGCCATAACTACTCGATTCAATTCAAACCAAGCCAGTTAGCACAAGCCATGGTTTCTGATACTGATCTGCTATCTAATCtaaagtactagttacaggtaggtagccgtgttggtctgagtcgaagcaaaataagaaaattccttcagtagcaccttaaagaccaactaagtttatattttggtatgagctttcgtgtgcatgcacacttcttcagatacactaggtgtatctgaagaagtgtgcatgcacacgaaagctcataccaaaatataatcTAAAGTAGTGATTCTTTACTTGAAAAATCGTGCTTAACCTTCATTAATCTTCCGTAATCATGGCTTAATGTGATGCCCGAATTAAGCCTGTATCCTCAGTCACTTCTCATCAAACCATTGTTTTCTtttacaatgcaataaaataatgtCCTTAATGAGTAAGTAAAGTTGCAAAGCTTATCTAAAGCAACATGAATATTTATGGTAACAAGCGTCAACACAGCAACATAGTATATGCCAACAAAACAACAAGTTGTAATATTAAGAGCAATAATCGTGTCAGATTTACAAACACTTTCACAGGGTTTGGTACCGGTACCCACTTGTGGGTCCCAGACCATAGGTTGGTAAACACTGTTCTAGAGAAGAAatctgagtgttggaagattctggacagAGAAATGGAATCCACCACTACAATATATAATTACGAACACCagtttggatagctttaaaagggctTAAAAGAATTCATGGATAATAGCACCATCAATGGCTGATAGCTGTGCTGGCTGTGTACCACCTGCAATGTTTGAGGTGCCATGCCTCCGAATATTAGTTGCTAGGTAAACAAAAGTGGGGAGAGGACTGTTGCATTGATGTCCTGCTTGAATGCTTCCTATAGGCACCTGACAGGGTGCTAGaatagatgggcttttggtctgatcccaAGAGGCTGCTTTTATTCTCAGTAATAGTCCAATTTGGAAAAGGCGAACCAGGAATTACTATCATTAAATATATCATTATAAAAATCTATAGCCAAAGAGCATGTTTTCAAATTTAATTTGAGATTGATCTTATCCCACAACATCAGAAATCATTTCCATAATGGATTATTATGGATTTGTAAAGGCCAGTTCTGCTTCTTAAAAATGCCCCTCAAAGTTTTATTTCAAAACACTGCATTCTAAGACCAACCACGGGATGTCACTAGATACATAACCCAAGATGGAATTGGCTCAGATTGTGAAACTAAGTAATAACAAAGAAGATCAAGTAGATTTGGTTCCCACTCAATTGGTGTTTTGTTCAATTACTTTGTATGAAATTAATTGTTGTGTTAGCCAATAAAGGTCGTGCTGTATTGGAAAGCTTAGTATACAAATGCCTTCCCATAAAATTGAAGAATATATTTTCTTTGGGATTACCCACTTATAAAAAAGAACAGTCCCTAGAACTATCCAACCAGAAGCAACCCAAGTAGGTCCACATCCCATCTACCCTTTGAAAAGTGTTTCTGCACCATGACAGATTTTCTGTTGACACCGTTAGGCACAACTGCCTTGTCCCATACCTGTGATGTCACCTTGCCAGCAATCTTCATTCTCTCAATCTCTGCAGCAGATTTAACCAGTCGCAGGTTTTGCACTAAGTGCCTGATTGCTCGGATACGATTCTTGCTTCTAGCTTTGATTTCTGCCAGGTGTAGCAAGTAATCAGAATGGAGTTGTGGATGCACAGGTTTAGCAAAATCATACCAAACCATACTAGATTCATCTGTGAAACAGAATATAAACACGTTAGTTTAATTTGCCATATATATCTCGGGGGAAATCGGTACTTTGAAAATCTGCCTGAAAGGAATTAGCAAGAACTATTGCTGAAGCTATTCTTTCTATTCTAATGCACCATCCACTTAGAAACAAAATTGTATACTTCTATCGACTATATCTTTTGGAAAGTTTGCCTGTTCTCCATGCATCTGAGGACACCACTTAAGGTATCTTAACCAAGCTTtacatgatggttcctgagatcaaacaGCAGGTTTTCATCTCTGTTTGAATACAATTTTGAATCAAGGTAGCAGACTGAACCATTCAAACCTGCACTGATTTTAATACTTAAAATTCCTGAGCAATGCAATGTATGAGGCTGCAAGCTAATTATAAGCTGagaaaatcatagagttggaaggtaccttggaggtcatcaccatagctgccaagttatccctttttttaagggaatttcccttatgctgaataggcttcctcgcgagaaaagggaaaacttggcagctatggtcatcacCCAGTCCCCCCGCCCAATGTAGGATCTACAATGCAGGATACAATTATAGATATTTCACAGCAGAAAATCATCTATGTAAATAGGATATCCACTTCCCTCAATGTAAATAGGTCATCTAATCTTATGgaaaaccaggcctttggatgaTATATGTCAGAAAGAAGTAAGCCTGCCAAGTGGGCACATTATTCTTCCCTAATAGTCATTCTTCAAATAAAGGGATCCTGAAGGGACAATGCAAATGTTTGCCATGGTACTGAAGACCTCTGTGATTTTTCTACTATATTAGTAAAGATCCCTGAGCCACAGGCCATCCAACAGCCGCAGGAGAATCTAAAATGTCAATTATGTAACTTTtctcaaatatttttaaagggtggGGGGATTACAACCAGGTAGCTGGGAGCACAAAATTTCTTTGCATGTTTCCACTATGCTCTCCACCTGTGAGCAACCCACCCAAAAGCTTTGTACACCCTGCCAAAACTCCTACCAATCCACATCTCCTATATGTTTCTTCTTATTCTTACCTTTCAATTTAGCCACCAGGTGCCTAAACTCTTCTATGGTATATGCGTCATCCACGCCCGTGAGAGCCACTGCCCCGTCTGTCCCAGACCGTGGTCCATCCCACAGCTCTCTGCTTGGATCCCGCCGTGGGACAAACAGCAGAGCTTTGTGGGATGGCAAAGGTTTGCCAGGCACAGTCTGTAGCACCAAGATGCTGTCAGGCTCCTGGAACCCGCACAAATACAGGAAGTTAGTGTCCTGGTGGAAGGTGTATGGAATATCATTGCTCATGTAGTAGGTAGGATTGGATAGCAGAATCACTGTGTGGTCCATCCCTGGCACCTCTCTGTGTATCTCAGCCATCAACTTGTGCCTACGGAGAGCATACTCCACTTGCGACAACCCCGGTGTTACTTCTCCTGTGAACAGAAATCAAAATAGCTATTCTTGTTTCAAAAACACCTCTTCATGCTGTTAATTTTCCACGCTATGCTGCTAAGCAGCAAATTTTCCTCCTTTCAATTGACTCTCCTTTCCACCTCACACCCCCTTTTCTCCTCATCACTATTCTTTTGCCTTCTGCAAGGTGGGAAACTtgctggactctagctcccatcagcatcaGCCAGAATAACCAAtggctggggtgatgggaattacagtccagcaacatctggagggctacaggttggctacccctgccctgCTCCAATGTGTACACATTCTCAGCGTATTTCACAGTCATGTGTAAGAAAAAAGCTCCATTTGATATTAACAAACATTAATTCTCAAGGCATTCCACAAGCTAACATAAGAATATTAATTTTTAGATTGGAGAATAGGTGATGGTGGAGAAAGAAAATAGGTACACTTTAACCCAATTGAAATACTACACTTTTTCAGCTTCTGGATATTGAACAGACAATGCTAGTGCTGGGTGCAACCTTTAATGTGAAGTCAGAAGAGATATTAGGTTGCCCAGCGAAAATTTCTCCAAAAATCAAACAGTGAACAATCATCGGACTATTTTTAGTATTATAAGCTATGTACCTAATAGCTCCAAGGAAAAATTCACTTTCTCGGAACTGCAGATTTAATCTGTCAACCACATTTTATCTGCAAAGAACAGAGTCTTTTTAACAAAACTGGACTGAAGAAACAAGAGCTGCTGATTGCAAATGAGGTACACTCTTGGCATAATCTATGACCACAATCCTGCACTCATAAACGTTAATGAAGTTAAGTGGGACGTTTTATGTGAGAACTGCACCCTTAGGCTACAATCCCTAAGCAAGCTTACATGGAAGGAAGTCCCAGTGAAACTGATAGGAGGCTCAGGCTGCAAGCAGTTAAATATTACTTTAAAAGGTCTTTGCCTAGAATGTTTATGCTACCTGTTTCATATGGCTACCTTGCATTCAGAATTTTTTCCTTTACAATAGTCTGGGTTGCCTCTAAAGATCCCATGAGTGGCATTCTACTCCTAGAAAGGTCACTCCCAACACCCGCTAATGAAAGGGGGTGGAGGCCACCTCTGTTCATTCCAGCCTCTTCCCCTCTGCTGAGGGACCCCACAGAACAGCATGGGAGGTGGTGCAGGCAAGAGGTAGAACTGGTGAAAATTATGCCTCCCACTTCCATTAACAGGTGCCTCCACTGGATCAAACCCATAATGAAGTGACATGTGAACCAGCCCATAGTAATGTAATTTTAACTTACTAgtagaaaggcagggtataaaataatacACAAATAACCACACAGTCCATTCCTATACCAATctgattgaactcagtgggacttaaacaTGCATGACAACAGGACACATGTTTGGAGAGAGAGGCAAATCATAGAATACAAATGGAAAATAAAGGTGTTTGAGATAAAGGAAAAGGATTGTCACTTGTGGAAGAAAGCATGGTTGAACAACAATGAGTTTCAAGTGTGGGTGAATGATTCCATTTCTGGAAAATTGATTGCTAGCTATacggtcataccttggatctcgaacgccttggctcccaaacaaatcagcgcCCCAACtactgaaacctggaagtgagtgttccggtttttgaaagatttttggaagccaaacgtccgttggggcttccacagcttcctgcagccaactggaagccgcactttggtttttgaacgttttggcagtcgaatggacttccagaacggattccgttcgacttccaaggtatgactgtacaattaaATGTCTGGCCCAGGCCTAATTTACAAATGTCAATCAAGCAAacagagatttttttatttacaaacttTTTTATTCCACTCTTCTGTCAGAAGCACATCATTAAAATGGCCTAAAGGCCTAGTGGAATAAAACTGTCTTCCCTGCCTACTTGAAGACCCATAAATATGGGCCCAGACTGACATGGGAAGGTATTCCAAATTTTCACTGCTATGATAAGGAAAGACCTGGCATTCTGCCCACCTGCTGCAACTCTGAAGGTAGGAAAATATGGAACTGGTGTTCAGAAAAGTTCTTGGGGAAGGATATAAGTTTgttatctggagaagtgtgcatgcacacgaaagcttataccagaacaaacttagttggtctttaaggtgctactggactttttaaaaaatgttttaatttatttcgacagcgtcagaccaacacggctacccacctgaatCAAGATAAGTTCTGTCAATCGTAAGAActatgtggattttttttctgctgctgctgtcatggaAATATTTGTTGGCCATACCTGCTTGGTTTAGATGTTGCCTTTGCTGACAGAAATGTACATTTTCCATTCCCCCATTTCACTGTTCTATACGTAAAATGTTTGctgtatttatctcagttttatCTCATATTGGGATGCTCTATTATTTTAAGCAATGAGTCTGAACTGATTGAGAAATGCATACATAGGGATGATACCTCTTTGGAATTTTAGGAAATACTTTCTGAATGTGAATTCCACTAAGGATGTACAGTACCATTTTCCTCATCtttgtgcaaaataaaaagaatCTAATGACACAGCTCAGAAACTAGTGTCCGTGGTTGCTATCCTATGCAAACATGGcagggagtaagtcccagtgaataCAGTGTttcttacctctgagtaaatatgcttagaCTGTACTGAAATGATCCTTACCTGCTTTCAGAAGATGTGGATGTGTGAAAGGGCTAGGTTGACCTAGGTACCGGTTTGGAATCTTCCTTTGCTGAACAGGCTGGATGGACAATTTCCGAAAGAAACAGAACTTGCAGTCTAAAAGAAAACAGCTGCATTGTGTCAAGCTGAAAGACCTTTCCCTTTCTAGGTGTAATACAGTCAAGTCACACGCTTGCCATTCTTTTCACCTTTTTTCTAAGGCAAATCCACATGGAATAACCTGCAGTGCAAGCCTATAAATGTCTACTCAagatgtaagccccactgaattcacaaGTACTTACTCCAAAAAGTACTGTAGGTTATGGATGGGAGATTCAAAAAGATTTAAATCTTCAAGTTACTTACAAATGTGACAGAACAGAATTGCACAAATTCTCTTTAACTTTCAGAAAGGACATCAGTTTTAAGAATTTTTTTGTCCTCAGTATTTCCATCACAAAGGCTGCAAATACCTTAGCTGTGGCACTTACCCTCCTTTTACCAGGGTAAGGTTAACTAATACTCTTCTACTAGagggataggaaacctgtggTTATCCAAACATTGGTGCTCTCCATCTACCATCAGCCCAAGTCTGTATGGTCCATGatcaaggatgctgggagctgcaATCTAATGACCTCTGGggaggacacaggttccccacacctgttctacAATATAACTAAAATATTGTAGTGATGCTTCTATTAACCATCCTTCCAAAACTATACAATGagattaaagtgtgtgtgtgtgtaagaatgtGACTGTATTGCAAGTTACATTctggtacagtagtacctcgggttacaaacgcttcaggttacaaactccgctgactcagaaatagtacctcaggttaagaactttgcttcaggatgagaacagaaatcgtgctccggcagcacgGCGGCaacaggaggtcccattagctaaagtggtgtttcaggttaagaacagtttcaggttaagaacggaccttcggaacgaattaagttcttaaccagaggtaccactgtattccttttatctcttcctGTGCAACACAGTATTTTTAATAGTATTTGTTTTGTAAGGACACTGTCCTAACTCTCCTCTGCCCTGGTAGACCCTGTAAtgcttttttctcttccttggaACTGAGTAGGGGACTACCACATGACACGAAAACATTTTACCGCCTGTCCAATTATTAATGTACTCTTATCAATATAGATTTTATTCATATGCACTTGGAATACACTGAAAATATTGAGAATCGGACTTATTTGAGGGGGGCGGGTATCAAAGTATTTCAT encodes:
- the XPNPEP3 gene encoding xaa-Pro aminopeptidase 3, whose product is MVLFLAQRLIQPVRGMCNFSDCKFCFFRKLSIQPVQQRKIPNRYLGQPSPFTHPHLLKAGEVTPGLSQVEYALRRHKLMAEIHREVPGMDHTVILLSNPTYYMSNDIPYTFHQDTNFLYLCGFQEPDSILVLQTVPGKPLPSHKALLFVPRRDPSRELWDGPRSGTDGAVALTGVDDAYTIEEFRHLVAKLKDESSMVWYDFAKPVHPQLHSDYLLHLAEIKARSKNRIRAIRHLVQNLRLVKSAAEIERMKIAGKVTSQAFVETMFASKAPVDEAFLYAKFEFECRARGADILAYPPVVAGGNRSNTLHYVKNNQLIKDGEMVLLDGGCEYSCYVSDITRTWPINGRFTSPQAELYEAVLEVQKSCLRLCSPGVSLENIYSLMLTLTGQKLKDLGILQKSTPESHLFKAVRKYCPHHVGHYLGMDVHDTPDVSRSIPLQPGMVITIEPGIYIPEDDVSAPESFRGIGIRIEDDVVVTENTPLILSADCPKEIYDIEQVCDCRP